Sequence from the Coleofasciculaceae cyanobacterium genome:
TTCTGGCGCTTTTATAGCAAAATGTCCAATGTAAATTTAATCACTGATAAAAATTTAAAATCCGAATTAGTATATTAGATTTATGACGGTCAGTTTAATCTATCAATAGCTAGATCACAATTATCTTGAAATAGCTTTTAATAGTGGTTAATAGGGAATTTAAATAAAGCAATTATGAGTAATAAAGAACACGAAAAAGTATATAATGAAAGCCACGACGAAGATGCGTTTCGCACCTCTAATGAAGGTGATGTAGTTGACGAATCTAAATCTTTAGAAGAAAAGAAAGAGCAGATTGCTGTAGAAAGTTGGGATATTGCAGGTCATGTTAAAACTCCCGCTTATTTTGTTGTAGAAGAACCAGACGGAGAAGAAAAAGCACTACATCACGTAAAAGATGCAGAGGAAATTTCTGATGTTATTCGCCAGGCGAGAACAGATGAAGATGGCGATCGCAAATGGTGGTAATTTGAACGAACATTGAACATTTAGTTTAGGTCAACACGTTTGCTTAAACTACCTAAACCATATTTAGTAAATATTAAAGGCTGTAGTTATTTAAGTTAGCTACAGTCTTTTTTAACTAGTTAGCTTTACTTAGATCTAATTCTTTATAGTAACTAAAAAATAAAATATCTAGCTGAAGATTTATACCTATTGAAAGATGCGAGTTTAAATTGACTTTCATATACTGTTGAAATCGTTACAAATTTTATAATCTATTATTCATACATAATAACTACGGTCATGTTGACAAAAAATAGAGGGAAAATAGCTCTTATCTCCGTTCATGGCGATCCTGCAATAGACATTGGTAAAGAAGAAGCAGGAGGACAAAACGTTTATGTTAGAGAGGTGGGAGAAGCCTTAGCGCGTCAGGGTTGGCAGGTTGATATGTTTACTCGTTGTAGTGATGCGCAACAAGAAAAAATTGTCGAACATAGTCCTAATTGCCGCACAATTCGCTTAACCGCAGGGCCTCAAGAGTTTATCGCCAGGCAAAAAATATTTAAGTATTTGCCTGAATTTCTCGATGCCTTCATTCAGTTTCAACATGATCAAAGAACAATTTATCCTATAGTTCATACTAACTACTGGCTTTCTGCCTGGGTAGGCATGGAGCTAAAAAAACGCCAGTTAGTTCAGCATCTGCATACTTATCATTCTCTAGGTGCAGTGAAATATAGATCGATAAACACAGTGCCAATGATTGCCAAAACTCGCTTAAAAGTTGAGAAGCAGTGTTTGGAAACTGCGGATCTGGTGATTGCTACCTCGCCGCAAGAAAAAGAGCATATGCGATCGCTTGTATCAACCAAAGGCAACATCAAAGTAATCCCTTGTGGAACTGATGTTAGTGCTTTTGGTAGTATTTCAACCGAAGCAGCAAGAACTAAACTTGGGTTACAGCCAGAAGATAAAGTGGTTCTTTACGTCGGACGTTTTGACCCGCGTAAAGGCATTGAAACCTTGGTTAGAGCAGTTGGTCAATCTAAGGTTAGAGAACAGCAAAATCTGAAGCTAATCATCGCTGGCGGTAGCACGCCTGGCAGAAAAGACGGCAAAGAAAGAGAACGTATTGAAAGTATTGTTAACGAACTAGGACTGCAAGATATCACTACTTTTCCTGGTTTAGTTAACCATCAAGATTTAATTTACTACTA
This genomic interval carries:
- a CDS encoding glycosyltransferase family 1 protein encodes the protein MLTKNRGKIALISVHGDPAIDIGKEEAGGQNVYVREVGEALARQGWQVDMFTRCSDAQQEKIVEHSPNCRTIRLTAGPQEFIARQKIFKYLPEFLDAFIQFQHDQRTIYPIVHTNYWLSAWVGMELKKRQLVQHLHTYHSLGAVKYRSINTVPMIAKTRLKVEKQCLETADLVIATSPQEKEHMRSLVSTKGNIKVIPCGTDVSAFGSISTEAARTKLGLQPEDKVVLYVGRFDPRKGIETLVRAVGQSKVREQQNLKLIIAGGSTPGRKDGKERERIESIVNELGLQDITTFPGLVNHQDLIYYYAAADVCVVPSHYEPFGLVAIEAMASGTPVVASEVGGLKYTVVDEVTGLLAPPQEEQAFASAISQILSNPSWCQQLGKNARERVESKFSWDGVASQLDQQYLSELNKLHQEFLTPAV